CGTGTGGTCCTTGATGGCAACGGCGACTATCGGCGTCTCCTCTCCCACCAACGCGAGCGGGCCGTGCTTCAGCTCACCGGCTGGATAGCCCTCCGCGTGGATATAGGAGATCTCCTTCATCTTGAGAGCGCCCTCGAGTGCGATCGGGTAGTTCACGTTTCTGCCCAGGAAGAACATGTCCCTGGCCTTGTGGTACTTCTTGGCGATCTTCTGAATCGCCTTGTGCTCGTCAAGCACGCCCTGGACCGCCCGGGGCATCAGGCGGAGCTCTTCCTTCATCTTCCTGGACTCGTCGAAGCTCAGCGTTCTCCTCGCGAGCCCGAGTTGAATGGAGAGTATGTAGAGGGAGACCAGCTGCGTCAGGAACGTCTTCGAGGCGGCCACTCCGATCTCCAGTCCTGCGCGCGTGTAGATGACGTCGTCGGCCTCCCTGGTGATCGAGCTGCCCACGTAGTTCGTGATCGCCAGGCTCCTCCGTCCGCGCCTTCTGGCCTCTCTCGCCGCGCCGAGAGTATCGGTGGTCTCACCGCTCTGGCTGATCAGCAGGACGAGGGGTCTGCCAAAGGCCGCCGTGGAGTATCTGTACTCGGAAGCGAGCTGTGCCTCCGTCGGGACCTTCGCTATGTCCTCGAGTATGTACTTGCCCGCCAGTGCGGCGTGGTAGGAGGTCCCGCAGGCCACGATCTTTATCGAGGGGAACGCATCCCGGCCGAAGCGGCTGACATCGAAGTCGGCAACGCGCCCGAGAAGCGTGTTGTGGACGGCCTGAGGCTGCTCGAATATCTCCTTGAGCATGAAATGTTCGTACCCGCCGCGCTCGGCGTCCTCAACGGTCCACTTGATCCTTTCAGAACGACGCGTGACCTCCTTTCCTTCGAAGGTCGTGATCTCGACGGACTCGGGGGTCAGGACGGCCATCTCGTTGTCGTGCAGCGCTACCACCCTGTCCGTCTCCTTGAGGAGAGCGGATATGTCGGACGCCGCGAAGTTCTCGCCCTCTCCGATCCCCAGGACGAGCGGGCTCTCCTTCCTGGCAACGACGATCTTGCCCTTCTCCTTTGAATGAACTGCGGCGAAGGCAAAGGAACCCTTCAGCATGGGAATGACCTTCCTGAAGGTGGATTCCAAATCCCCAGTGTAGTTCTCCTCCAGCAGGTGGACGAACGTCTCCGTATCTGTCTCGGATTTGAATTTGTGCCCCTTCTTGATAAGGGACTCCTTCAGCTCGAGGTAGTTCTCGATGATGCCGTTGTGGATGATGGCGATCTCGCCCTTGCAGTCGACGAACGGATGGGCGTTGACCTTGGTCGGCTTGCCGTGAGTTGCCCACCTCGTGTGCGCGATGCCGTAGACACCGGAGATGTTGGGCATCGATCCCCTGAGGTTGTCTATCTCGCCCTTGTCCTTGTGTATCCTCAGCTTCTTGCCCACGATGGCCACGCCGGCAGAGTCGTATCCCCTGTACTCCAGCCTCTTGAGAGAATCCAAGAGCAA
Above is a genomic segment from Candidatus Thermoplasmatota archaeon containing:
- the glmS gene encoding glutamine--fructose-6-phosphate transaminase (isomerizing) translates to MCGIVGYTGSRKAAPLLLDSLKRLEYRGYDSAGVAIVGKKLRIHKDKGEIDNLRGSMPNISGVYGIAHTRWATHGKPTKVNAHPFVDCKGEIAIIHNGIIENYLELKESLIKKGHKFKSETDTETFVHLLEENYTGDLESTFRKVIPMLKGSFAFAAVHSKEKGKIVVARKESPLVLGIGEGENFAASDISALLKETDRVVALHDNEMAVLTPESVEITTFEGKEVTRRSERIKWTVEDAERGGYEHFMLKEIFEQPQAVHNTLLGRVADFDVSRFGRDAFPSIKIVACGTSYHAALAGKYILEDIAKVPTEAQLASEYRYSTAAFGRPLVLLISQSGETTDTLGAAREARRRGRRSLAITNYVGSSITREADDVIYTRAGLEIGVAASKTFLTQLVSLYILSIQLGLARRTLSFDESRKMKEELRLMPRAVQGVLDEHKAIQKIAKKYHKARDMFFLGRNVNYPIALEGALKMKEISYIHAEGYPAGELKHGPLALVGEETPIVAVAIKDHTYEKMLSNIKEVSARSSPVIAIASEGDRDIEKYVDDVLYVPDVPAIFTPIPVTVVLQLLAYYTAKERGCSIDKPRHLAKSVTVE